In Mustela lutreola isolate mMusLut2 chromosome 1, mMusLut2.pri, whole genome shotgun sequence, one genomic interval encodes:
- the LOC131809350 gene encoding olfactory receptor 4P4-like has protein sequence MENRNNVTEFILLGLSKNKKVQILCFLFFLLCYLAIWLGNLIIMTSITCSQLINQPMYFFLNYLALSDLLYTSTVTPKLMTDLLTEKKVISYKNCMTQLFTTHFFGGVEVFIITGMAYDRYVAICKPLHYAILMSRQRCNSILRASCAGGFLHSLGLFLLTIFLPFCGPNEIDHYFCDVYPLLKLACTDTHKIGFLVIANSGLMGLVIFVVLMASYFMILYNVRAYSAENRHKALSTCSSHITVVILFFAPVIFVYIRPPTTLPEDKVFTLFYTIIVPMLNPLIYTLRNTEMKNAIKKVWCTGRFRKGNPMI, from the coding sequence ATGGAAAATAGGAATAATGTTACTGAGTTTATTCTCTTGGGACTTTCTAAGAATAAGAAAGTCCAaattctctgctttctctttttcttactctGTTACCTGGCTATCTGGTTGGGGAATTTGATTATTATGACTTCCATCACATGCAGTCAGTTAATTAATCAgcccatgtatttcttccttaattACCTTGCCCTCTCGGACCTCCTCTACACCTCCACTGTGACACCCAAACTCATGACAGACTTACTGACAGAGAAGAAGGTCATTTCCTATAAAAACTGCATGACACAGCTGTTTACCACACACTTCTTTGGAGGGGTCGAGGTCTTCATCATCACAGgaatggcctatgaccgctacgtggccatctgcaagccactCCATTATGCCATCCTCATGAGCAGGCAAAGGTGTAACTCAATTCTCAGGGCATCCTGTGCAGGGGGCTTTCTGCATTCCCTTGGGTTGTTtcttcttacaatttttttaCCGTTCTGTGGCCCCAATGAAATTGATCATTATTTTTGTGATGTATACCCTTTGTTGAAACTGGCCTGCACTGATACACACAAAATCGGTTTCTTAGTCATTGCCAATTCAGGCCTGATGGGACTGGTGATCTTCGTGGTTTTGATGGCCTCCTACTTTATGATATTATATAATGTGAGAGCATATTCTGCCGAGAACCGCCACAAAGCACTTTCCACTTGCAGCTCGCACATCACGGTTGTGATCCTGTTTTTTGCACCTGTCATCTTTGTTTACATTAGACCCCCCACAACTTTACCAGAAGATAAAGTGTTTACACTCTTCTACACAATCATTGTCCCCATGCTCAATCCTCTTATCTACACACTTagaaacacagaaatgaaaaatgccataAAGAAAGTTTGGTGCACTGGAAGGTTTCGGAAAGGGAATCCAATGATTTGA
- the LOC131822601 gene encoding olfactory receptor 4P4-like — protein sequence MENINNITEFVLLGLSQNKKIRHLCFLLFLFCYIGIWMGNLLIMISITCSQLIDQPMYFFLNKLALSDLCYTSTVTPKLVTDLLSESNVISYTSCMTQLFVMHFFGGIEVFILTGMAYDRYIAICKPLHYAAIMNRQRCYAIVIASCTGAFLHSFVQCLLTISLPFCGPNEIDHYFCDVYPLLKLACTDTYRVGILVVANSGMMGLVTFVVLVLSYLLILYTLRAYPAESRSKALSTCSSHVTVVILFFVPVLFIYIRPATTFPEDKVFALFYTIIAPMFNPLIYTFRNKEIKNTLRKVWCQNLCLSGGQIII from the coding sequence ATGGAAAATATTAACAACATCACTGAATTTGTTCTTTTGGGACTTTCCCAGAATAAGAAGATTAGACACTTGTGTTTTCTACTCTTCTTATTTTGTTACATAGGTATTTGGATGGGAAACTTGCTCATAATGATTTCAATCACATGCAGTCAGCTTATTGACCaacccatgtatttcttcctcaATAAACTTGCCCTCTCAGATCTGTGTTATACCTCCACGGTGACACCCAAGCTAGTTACCGACTTGCTGTCAGAAAGTAACGTGATTTCTTACACCAGCTGTATGACACAGCTTTTTGTCATGCACTTCTTTGGGGGGATTGAAGTCTTCATCCTCACAgggatggcctatgaccgctacaTAGCCATCTGCAAGCCCCTGCACTATGCCGCCATCATGAACAGGCAGAGATGTTATGCCATCGTCATTGCTAGCTGTACTGGGGCATTTCTGCATTCTTTCGTCCAATGTCTCCTTACCATCAGTTTACCTTTCTGTGGCCCCAATGAAATAGATCACTACTTTTGTGATGTGTACCCTTTGCTGAAACTGGCCTGCACAGATACCTATAGAGTTGGGATCCTCGTGGTTGCCAATTCAGGCATGATGGGTTTGGTGACATTTGTGGTCTTGGTGCTGTCTTACTTACTGATATTATACACCCTTAGGGCTTACCCTGCAGAGAGCCGCTCCAAAGCTCTTTCCACTTGCAGTTCCCATGTCACAGTTGTGATTCTGTTCTTTGTGCCCGTTCTCTTCATTTACATTCGACCGGCTACGACTTTCCCAGAAGACAAAGTGTTTGCTCTTTTCTACACCATCATTGCCCCCATGTTCAACCCTCTGATCTACACATtcagaaacaaagagataaagaataCCTTGAGGAAAGTGTGGTGTCAGAACCTGTGTTTGAGTGGAGGGCAAATCATTATATAG
- the LOC131809284 gene encoding olfactory receptor 4P4-like, with protein METKNNVTVFILLGLSQNKNIEILCFVLFLFCYIAIWVGNLLIIISVMCSPLMNQPMYFFLNCLSLSDLCYTSTVTPKLMADLLAERKTISYSNCMTQLFILHFLGGVEIFILTGMAYDRYVAICKPLHYTIIMSRERCHAIITACCTGALIHSASQFLLTIFLPFCGPNEIDHYFCDVYPLLKLACTDTYRIGLLVVLNSGLIALMTFVILMVSYFLILYTLRAYPAESRSKALSTCSSHVTVVVLFFVPVLFIYIRPATTFPEDKVFALFYTIIAPMFNPLIYTLRNMEMKNAMKKMWYHHLFWEEK; from the coding sequence ATGGAAACTAAGAATAACGTCACTGTGTTTATTCTCTTGGGACTCTCTCAAAACAAGAACATTGAAATCCTCtgctttgtattgtttttattttgctacaTTGCTATTTGGGTGGGAAACTTGCTCATAATAATTTCTGTCATGTGTAGTCCACTAATGAACCAACCtatgtatttcttccttaattGCCTCTCACTCTCCGACCTTTGCTACACCTCAACAGTGACACCTAAACTAATGGCTGATTTACTGGCAGAAAGGAAGACCATTTCCTACAGTAACTGCATGACACAGCTTTTTATCCTGCACTTTCTTGGAGGTGTGGAGATCTTCATCCTCACAGgaatggcctatgaccgctacgtGGCTATCTGTAAGCCCCTGCACTACACCATCAtcatgagcagagagaggtgtCACGCAATCATCACAGCCTGCTGTACTGGGGCCTTAATCCACTCTGCCAGTCAGTTCCTCCTCACCATCTTCCTACCCTTCTGTGGCCCCAATGAGATCGATCACTACTTCTGCGACGTGTATCCTTTACTGAAGCTGGCCTGCACAGACACATACAGAATTGGTCTCTTGGTCGTTCTTAATTCAGGACTGATTGCTCTGATGACTTTTGTGATTTTGATGGTGTCCTATTTTCTGATATTATACACCCTTAGGGCTTATCCTGCAGAGAGCCGCTCCAAAGCTCTTTCCACTTGCAGTTCCCATGTCACAGTTGTGGTTCTGTTCTTTGTGCCTGTTCTCTTCATTTACATTCGGCCCGCCACAACTTTCCCAGAAGACAAAGTGTTTGCTCTTTTCTACACCATCATTGCCCCCATGTTCAATCCTCTGATCTACACACTGAGAAACATGGAGATGAAGAATgccatgaagaaaatgtggtatcaTCATTTGTTTTGGGAGGAGAAGTAA